Proteins found in one Nitrospiria bacterium genomic segment:
- the dapF gene encoding diaminopimelate epimerase has translation MKKIPFWKMSGSGNDFILIDNRRGALSAFKGRRLNRFAATVCTHRLSVGGDGLILIERPARPREARFRWRLFNADGTEAELSGNGGRCAARFAYLRKIAPSKMVFETLAGPIRAEIRGTNVKIQMPTPQSLQLDVKIPVRDQTYVGHFLNTGVPHTVLFVDDPAAAEVVPLGRAIRHHELFQPAGTNVNFATIQSPRLVRMRTYERGVEDETLACGTGAVATALIAGALGQGASPMTLRQQSGMVLRVYYRWDGRQFSDVFLEGDARVVYTGEMGDETLF, from the coding sequence ATGAAAAAAATCCCATTCTGGAAAATGAGCGGCAGCGGAAACGATTTTATCCTGATCGACAACCGCCGCGGCGCCCTGAGCGCCTTCAAGGGCCGGCGGCTCAACCGCTTCGCCGCGACGGTCTGCACGCACCGCCTTTCGGTCGGCGGCGACGGCCTGATCCTGATCGAACGCCCCGCGCGTCCCCGGGAGGCCCGGTTCCGCTGGCGCCTGTTCAACGCCGACGGGACGGAGGCCGAGCTCTCCGGAAACGGCGGGCGCTGCGCCGCGCGGTTCGCCTATCTCCGAAAGATCGCCCCGTCCAAAATGGTCTTCGAGACGCTGGCCGGACCGATCCGGGCCGAGATCCGGGGGACGAACGTCAAGATCCAGATGCCGACGCCGCAATCGCTTCAATTGGACGTCAAGATCCCGGTCCGTGACCAGACCTACGTCGGCCACTTCCTCAACACCGGCGTCCCCCATACCGTTCTGTTCGTGGACGACCCGGCCGCGGCGGAGGTGGTTCCGCTGGGAAGGGCGATCCGCCACCATGAACTGTTTCAGCCGGCCGGGACCAACGTCAACTTCGCGACGATCCAAAGCCCCCGCCTCGTCCGGATGCGGACCTACGAGCGGGGCGTCGAGGACGAAACGCTGGCCTGCGGCACCGGCGCGGTGGCGACGGCCCTGATCGCCGGAGCGCTGGGCCAAGGCGCCTCCCCGATGACCCTCCGCCAGCAGAGCGGAATGGTCCTCCGGGTTTACTACCGGTGGGACGGACGCCAGTTCTCCGACGTCTTCCTGGAAGGAGATGCCCGCGTGGTCTATACCGGCGAGATGGGCGACGAAACCCTGTTCTAA
- the lysA gene encoding diaminopimelate decarboxylase: MHEFHYRQNELYCEDVPVKTIAQEVGTPFYLYSAKTLLNHYRAYDSAFASIPHIITFAMKANSNLAILRLFAREGGGADIVSAGELFRALQAGVDPRKINFAGVGKTAEEIRYALESNILMFNVESSQELRKIDEVAGSMGKKARVALRVNPNVDPKTHPYISTGMKKHKFGIGIDKALEEYKLAASLKHVEVAGIHQHIGSQLTETAPYVDALRRLLGLVEELKKLGIDVQYVNIGGGLGITYEDETPPLPKELATAIGPLVKDLKCVLIMEPGRALVGNAGILVTKVLYTKEGEAKKFVIVDAAMNDLIRPSLYGAFHLIQPLIRRGRKTIAADVVGPICESADFLAKDREMEECLPEEYLAVMSAGAYGFAMASNYNARPRTPEILVHGDRFDVVRERETYADLIKGEHIPDFLK; the protein is encoded by the coding sequence ATGCATGAGTTCCATTATCGCCAAAACGAGCTTTACTGCGAGGACGTCCCCGTCAAGACCATCGCCCAGGAAGTCGGCACGCCGTTCTACCTTTACAGCGCCAAGACCCTCCTGAACCATTACCGGGCCTACGACTCCGCCTTCGCCTCGATCCCGCACATCATCACCTTCGCCATGAAGGCCAATTCCAACCTGGCGATCCTGCGGCTGTTCGCCCGGGAGGGCGGCGGGGCGGATATCGTCTCGGCCGGGGAACTGTTCCGGGCCCTGCAGGCCGGGGTGGACCCCCGGAAGATCAATTTCGCCGGTGTCGGAAAAACGGCCGAGGAGATCCGCTACGCCCTCGAATCGAACATCCTCATGTTCAACGTCGAATCCTCCCAGGAGCTCCGCAAGATCGACGAGGTGGCGGGGTCGATGGGGAAGAAGGCCCGTGTGGCGCTGCGGGTCAACCCCAACGTGGACCCGAAAACCCATCCGTACATCTCGACCGGGATGAAAAAACACAAATTCGGGATCGGCATCGACAAGGCCCTGGAGGAATACAAGCTGGCCGCGTCCCTGAAACATGTCGAGGTCGCCGGCATCCATCAACACATCGGGTCCCAACTGACCGAGACCGCCCCTTACGTCGACGCGCTTCGACGGCTGCTGGGCCTGGTTGAGGAACTCAAAAAACTCGGGATCGACGTTCAGTACGTCAACATCGGCGGAGGATTGGGCATCACCTACGAAGACGAGACCCCTCCCCTCCCCAAGGAACTGGCGACGGCCATCGGGCCGCTCGTGAAGGACCTCAAATGCGTCCTGATCATGGAGCCGGGCCGGGCGCTCGTCGGAAACGCCGGCATTCTCGTCACGAAGGTGCTCTACACCAAGGAAGGGGAAGCCAAAAAATTCGTGATCGTGGACGCCGCCATGAACGATCTCATCCGTCCGAGCCTCTACGGGGCGTTTCATCTGATCCAGCCCTTGATCCGCCGCGGACGGAAGACCATCGCGGCCGACGTGGTGGGACCGATCTGCGAGTCGGCCGATTTCCTGGCGAAGGACCGTGAAATGGAGGAATGCCTCCCGGAGGAATACCTGGCCGTCATGAGCGCGGGCGCGTACGGGTTCGCGATGGCCTCGAACTACAACGCCCGTCCCCGGACGCCGGAGATCCTGGTCCACGGCGATCGCTTCGACGTCGTGCGGGAACGCGAGACCTACGCGGATCTGATCAAGGGCGAGCATATCCCGGATTTTTTGAAATAA